From one [Ruminococcus] lactaris ATCC 29176 genomic stretch:
- a CDS encoding KilA-N domain-containing protein encodes MGKVIKETIHANGIDIGIYTQDFENEFISLTDIARYKSDDPTAVIQNWMRNRDVIEFLGLWERLHNPDFNPLEFEGVRKQAGANAFTMSPKKWIETTNAIGIVSKAGRYGGTYAHSDIAMSFVTWISPEFQLYIMKDYRRLKADENSRLSLNWNLNREISKLNYRIHTDAIKDNLIPPELTPAQVAYTYANEADMLNVVLFGKTAKQWKDENSAAKGNMRDVATLNQLLVLANLESYNAVLINQGKMQKERMELLRQLAVQQLQTLETVSLNDLPKLGTDL; translated from the coding sequence ATGGGAAAGGTAATAAAAGAAACGATTCATGCCAATGGGATAGATATCGGAATTTACACGCAGGACTTTGAAAATGAATTTATTTCATTGACAGATATCGCTCGATATAAAAGTGATGACCCAACAGCGGTTATACAAAATTGGATGAGAAATCGAGATGTAATAGAATTTTTGGGATTATGGGAAAGGCTGCACAATCCAGATTTTAACCCCCTCGAATTCGAGGGGGTTAGAAAGCAGGCAGGAGCAAACGCATTTACAATGTCACCAAAGAAATGGATAGAAACTACGAATGCGATTGGTATTGTATCAAAAGCGGGACGTTATGGCGGAACATATGCTCATAGTGATATTGCTATGTCTTTTGTAACGTGGATTTCTCCAGAATTCCAGTTATATATCATGAAGGATTACAGGAGATTAAAGGCAGATGAGAATAGCCGGTTATCTTTGAATTGGAACTTAAACAGAGAAATATCTAAACTAAATTACAGGATACATACAGATGCAATTAAGGATAATTTGATTCCACCAGAATTAACACCTGCGCAGGTGGCATATACCTATGCCAATGAAGCGGATATGTTGAATGTTGTTTTGTTTGGTAAGACAGCGAAACAGTGGAAAGATGAAAATTCAGCAGCAAAAGGGAATATGCGGGATGTGGCAACTCTAAATCAGTTGTTGGTGCTTGCAAATTTGGAAAGTTATAATGCAGTATTGATTAATCAGGGGAAGATGCAAAAAGAGAGAATGGAATTACTCCGGCAATTAGCTGTACAGCAGTTGCAGACATTGGAAACAGTAAGTTTAAATGATTTACCGAAGTTAGGAACGGACTTGTAG